From a single Drosophila gunungcola strain Sukarami chromosome 2L unlocalized genomic scaffold, Dgunungcola_SK_2 000008F, whole genome shotgun sequence genomic region:
- the LOC128253398 gene encoding uncharacterized protein LOC128253398, translated as MSAYYRRAALRNKSPSRGSLDAEMNESGYTSFRAPHNSTAETPFLLEDAEGENCRNASNTSALIRGLTSPSGHQEQDLHWGKPYPRSQPSNQRSAEEEPFSMTPRLLEVHSLPKRRKKHFQPPHSSPKKSKKLLFPQLEQPPAKNRFYGGVEQLDIVAKLAQKQPALECILRHVGAHTLDVMTQVSLAWRQAVYRSQRDFERLQNHRLKLSLTKENPNVPKRRSHVPKANQTVPLQTSNHSSLANSAASLMDSGNSSFHLMEVDAGRVLREQTQRVKCPRCGRGSRVFISEVAKSGDAALSQTLPIGRHNSTFLSAGVPPLKRFLSLDLDEINTPPQAPAYNFAECTSVVCQFRFCINCLCKSHPGERCLVTELDTPSKLMMPRERLTPPQRAQNRDPKIRRKNSLKRLCF; from the coding sequence ATGAGCGCCTACTACCGGCGAGCGGCGCTGCGCAACAAGAGCCCCAGTCGGGGATCTCTCGACGCGGAGATGAACGAGTCCGGATACACATCCTTCCGGGCGCCTCACAATTCCACTGCGGAGACGCCATTTTTGTTGGAGGACGCGGAGGGCGAGAACTGTCGCAATGCGTCGAACACCTCGGCGTTGATCCGGGGACTGACCTCGCCAAGTGGCCACCAGGAGCAGGACCTGCACTGGGGCAAGCCGTATCCCAGGTCCCAACCGTCGAATCAGCGCTCCGCGGAGGAGGAGCCCTTCTCCATGACGCCCCGTCTGCTGGAGGTACACAGTCTGCCTAAGCGGCGCAAAAAGCACTTCCAGCCACCGCACAGCAGCCCCAAGAAGTCCAAGAAGCTGCTCTTTCCGCAGCTGGAACAACCGCCGGCCAAGAACCGATTTTACGGCGGCGTGGAGCAGCTGGACATCGTGGCCAAGCTGGCACAGAAACAACCGGCCCTGGAGTGCATACTGCGCCATGTTGGCGCCCACACGCTGGACGTGATGACCCAGGTGTCGCTGGCTTGGAGGCAAGCCGTCTACCGCAGCCAACGGGACTTTGAGCGCCTGCAAAACCACCGGCTCAAGCTGAGCCTGACCAAAGAGAATCCCAACGTGCCCAAGCGGCGCAGCCATGTGCCCAAGGCAAACCAAACAGTGCCATTGCAGACCTCGAACCACAGCAGCCTGGCCAACAGTGCCGCCTCGCTAATGGACTCCGGGAACTCGAGCTTCCACCTGATGGAGGTGGATGCCGGAAGGGTTTTGCGCGAGCAGACGCAGCGCGTCAAGTGCCCGCGGTGCGGCCGTGGAAGTCGGGTCTTCATCAGCGAGGTGGCCAAGAGTGGGGACGCTGCGCTATCCCAAACGTTACCCATTGGACGCCACAACAGCACATTCCTCAGCGCCGGAGTGCCCCCGTTAAAGCGCTTCTTGTCCCTGGACCTCGACGAGATCAATACCCCACCGCAAGCACCGGCTTACAACTTCGCCGAATGCACCAGTGTCGTTTGCCAGTTCCGGTTCTGCATTAACTGCCTCTGCAAGTCGCATCCCGGCGAGCGCTGCCTGGTCACCGAACTGGACACGCCCTCCAAGCTAATGATGCCCCGAGAGCGGCTCACGCCGCCGCAACGTGCCCAGAACCGCGATCCCAAGATAAGAAGGAAGAACTCGCTCAAGCGGCTCTGCTTTTAG